Proteins found in one Poecilia reticulata strain Guanapo linkage group LG6, Guppy_female_1.0+MT, whole genome shotgun sequence genomic segment:
- the vwf gene encoding von Willebrand factor yields MCFFFFPCFEFCFPFLASGAMELHTMRHLQGIFAFLQLTACVASITGRCSLFGRHHIHTFDGVIYEFPGDCSYLLAGDCNHHSFTLLGDFQNGKRTGVTLFVGDVFELHLSADGQLSQGGKRLSLPYASHAVFVGSELGFYKLWSEEFGFAVTIDNAANIAVTMTKLHSNRTCGLCGNFNAIPSDEYTAQEGFLTEDSYDFANSWAVKGADQACRRVSDPTQSCNSTKGTAAVLSSCSVLQSSSVFLHCSHLVSPDAFLSLCQAEACYCDQKTPEDCSCPFLLEYARTCHSHGILLHGWVEESQCFPKCPIGMQYSECTKPCSTTCHSLNIQEVCKEECVDGCTCPTGKILDGNRCVEVSQCSCTHMGRHFPPGSTISQDCNTCVCRHGSWECTNEGCPGECLVVGQSHFKSFDNKFFTFTGHCQYLLAKDCTNNGFSVIIENVQCADDQDAVCTRSVTLSLPSLENMTVKLKHGGVVSVDSMDIQTPMNHGHLHIARLAQSSVRVKFGDDLRLDWDGRGRVLLKLGPRWTGQTCGLCGNYNGNHGDDFLSGSGLVEASPQAFGQAWRINGDCESTHKHDTDPCATNPKRVRYAEEACAVIMSDVFSSCHFLVNPAPFQRFCRYDVCACGDGEQCLCSALSAYAAACSAKGVLLNWRSPSLCEMECPGGQVYEACGSTCERTCRSLSGAEPGCEGERVCEEGCFCPAGKYLSPSGECVTADMCPCLHDGQLYQPSDVYADHNSICYCENGAMRCSSTEMTSFLSDLFYDDDTVPSRERRSVQCPPPLVHAECSSGERGLECARTCQNLDLPCVSLACIPGCLCPPGTVRHRRDCIQPEQCPCYHNNRXYTAGRSITVDCNTCVCENRKWRCTQKLCDGVCRTVGEGHYITFDGLKYSFPGLCQYVLVQDMCHADEGSFRVLVENXACGIVXDRCAKXVTIFYHGGLIVMQDGEVTMKRPVLQSSQVEIVRSGQFYTVMLGKHISLSWDRGTRLLVHVSASYRGRVCGLCGNFDGNVNNDLMSSNNQLEVDASHFGNSWKVIPSCADVTEMPAPCSDNIVKLVTVEQSCRVISGPLFRECNSEVDAEAYVEMCVEAACSCSSVGDCACFCDAIAAYAQACSEKGVSVMWRSNELCPMSCEELNPKPAGTGEELCQWRYNTCGPACPITCQHPDPLHCSLTCVEGCHAYCPXGQILDEVAMQCVDPSQCQVCIHEGQRISHGNKVILNHDDPTHCKICHCENNTLNCEDCTSLNMLSTPTPTLSYGTFTTMPFTTLMPEGMCDRAMDLAFLLDGSEALTEDEFQATKEFILGVVERFRMGSAHTRATVLLYHSGVKTYDLQVQKWLFRKTVHELHYTGGDAAFLDEAVKYLAINIYDKNKRDNAGRVAIILTASGNPRPVRAIVKMLRKKAITTLTVXLGPGVNMGQINDITKANPDNRAYVLSSTGELSDRLLEVTDYLCTLGMEPEMPKPTPNKARQATPTTSPASYVKTXPAQHIPSTLASTAPSGHSPATTIPPYHPPATDVTFIIEGSDTVGEANFNKSLIFLEEVVSQLTEKEEFIRITVIQYSVTVTVEISRWELRQQREHLLQRLRQIRWRGGSETNTGAAVTMTLQEMATVHPPHVPAPPQLVFLVTENPPTDTVTRPPTTSVQTRVYPIGVGPKVHETDLVQFSHPQRPMMVEDYSRLTSLVHRVVSITQTAVRPLSPTLPPLIIPTHSTLPLTVPCKKHLDVMFLLKAGEQFEDMKTFVKTFISNADIGPGGTQVSLIQYGDINTAEFMWNSHQSKSDLLKRVEGIPTRTAAAPALGSAVKFAVQASISSVSGGRVGVPKIVVMVMTEKSTDDIKEAANEALAAGVSVFPIGVGPNYDSNELSVLGHHGNQDNTLHLNNMDQLRMFLTLDKSYMERICRAGPPGVCVDDSGNERKPGESWLLDDGCHSLLCHPSGAVTVQNHKISCDRLEPPACRNNMPPVRVEEACGCRWECPCICMGSSTNHVVRFDGLALRLEGEGLCSYTLLTVSKGDSEGSEVKLHTGPCQDSAKYSQICMKSMEVTHXPYTLLLKDDITAMIGREELALPWRHSGLEVVRYGGVMLQLKSDQGYVLTFTPQSNEFTITLLSSETSGHTXGLCGACGEAKVNILSFRNGSTTTDQPAFISDWTVAADGGVCLPKRKAVCVSGVAMGCQALRSEVFEKCHAYIAVQVFLIKCEEQACDESDVCELISTYARLCRQSGVCVDWRSPHLCPLHCPNSMEYDACRTGCVEDCGSLQALPGDWSTTRRNESSCMETPTEGCFCTGGTVLHHGKCVSPESCRQCVDHQGHTYAHMQSWVPDDNPCLICMCLDQQHINCTARPCNDVKAPVCGPCEILQEKKESKCCPEYECVCDLVSCDLPDVPRCEDGQTVVLKNPGECQPIHECVCKKEECSQQDPPDCPAHRQLSTKKTKCCDSFECTCNCQNXTHSCPTGFVTSSFTNDCSCTEILCQPDKVCVVGGVVHPVGSEWEEGCEKCRCTELQDRDTSLHVAQCSPPVCNRNCPVGSTYTQRKGXCCGECTPASCIETEGAMRGDTVXGGKLRRVGEKWLSAHDKCVEHECKKVKDEVFISTTNVSCGSMETTSCPLGSELHCDTQDCCPRCHCAPMDVCVLNHTVIGAGERVMVDMCTHCECTVENGAVKKYKLSCKRTSCPSCPRGYAMQKEGDSCCGRCVATACIIQKPDGKLTSVQVNSTQEDGCYLYACGVNSRGDLVLETKQTTCPPFNRQACLDGGGKVSQIGKTCCETCNEPECRRTAGTLNYVKVDDCQSEQQIELHYCEGKCRSKSMYSLQSAAVEQECVCCAAVKTEPLSVPVLCANGTRSHHTVQSVTTCDCVSKHCN; encoded by the exons atgtgtttttttttttttccttgttttgaattttgttttccctttctgGCATCTGGAGCAATGGAG ttgcACACGATGAGGCATCTGCAAGGAATTTTTGCTTTCCTGCAGCTTACAg CTTGTGTGGCAAGCATAACTGGGAGATGCAGTCTTTTCGGACGACATCATATTCACACCTTTGATGGAGTTATATATGAGTTTCCAGGAGACTGCAGCTACCTTCTGGCTGGGGACTGCAACCATCACTCCTTCACTCTGCTGG GTGACTTTCAAAATGGCAAAAGAACAGGAGTCACACTGTTTGTGGGGGACGTCTTCGAGTTGCACCTATCTGCAGACGGACAGCTTTCACAAGGaggaaaaag ACTGTCCCTTCCCTATGCATCTCATGCTGTGTTTGTGGGCTCAGAGCTTGGGTTTTATAAACTCTGGAGTGAAGAGTTTGGCTTCGCTGTCACCATTGATAATGCGGCCAACATCGCCGTGACTATGACCAAACTCCACTCCAATCGCACCTGCGGCCTCTGCGGCAACTTTAATGCAATCCCATCTGATGAATACACTGCTCAGGAGG GATTTCTGACAGAGGACAGTTATGATTTTGCAAACTCCTGGGCTGTGAAGGGAGCTGACCAGGCTTGTCGACGCGTCTCGGATCCCACCCAATCCTGTAACAGTACAAAGGGAACTGCGGCG GTATTGTCCAGCTGCAGCGTGTTGCAGAGCTCTAGTGTGTTTCTTCACTGCTCCCACCTGGTCTCTCCCGATGCGTTCCTGTCCCTGTGTCAGGCAGAGGCCTGCTACTGTGACCAGAAAACCCCAGAAGACTGTTCCTGTCCTTTCTTACTGGAATACGCTCGCACATGCCATTCTCATGGGATACTCCTACATGGCTGGGTGGAAGAGAGCCAGTGCT ttccCAAGTGTCCAATTGGCATGCAGTACAGTGAATGCACCAAACCCTGTTCTACAACTTGCCACAGTCTCAACATACAGGAGGTCTGCAAGGAGGAATGTGTGGATGGCTGTACATGCCCCA CTGGAAAAATTTTGGATGGGAATCGCTGTGTGGAGGTATCTCAATGTTCCTGCACACACATGGGGAGACATTTCCCCCCAGGATCTACCATTTCTCAGGACTGTAATACATG TGTGTGCCGCCATGGGTCCTGGGAATGTACCAATGAAGGCTGCCCCG gtGAATGCTTAGTTGTTGGGCAGTCTCACTTCAAGTCTTTTGACAACAAATTTTTCACCTTCACTGGTCACTGTCAGTATCTCCTGGCAAAGGACTGCACAAATAACGGATTTTCTGTCATCATTGAGAATGTGCAG TGTGCAGACGATCAGGATGCTGTGTGCACACGCTCAGTGACACTCAGTCTGCCCTCTCTGGAGAACATGACAGTGAAGCTGAAGCATGGAGGAGTTGTGTCTGTCGACAGTATGGACATCCAGACCCCAATGAATCATG GCCATCTGCATATTGCGAGGTTGGCTCAGTCTTCTGTTCGAGTGAAGTTTGGTGATGACCTTCGATTGGACTGGGACGGTCGTGGTCGTGTTCTTCTGAAG CTGGGGCCACGATGGACAGGGCAGACATGTGGTCTGTGTGGGAACTACAATGGAAACCATGGTGATGACTTCTTGTCTGGTTCTGGGCTGGTTGAAGCAAGTCCCCAGGCTTTTGGGCAGGCCTGGAGGATCAATGGCGATTGCGAATCCACTCACAAGCACGACACTGATCCATGTGCAACAAATCCCAAAAGAG TGCGTTACGCAGAAGAGGCATGTGCAGTGATCATGTCAGATGTGTTCAGCTCGTGCCATTTTCTGGTGAATCCTGCTCCGTTTCAGAGGTTTTGTCGGTATGACGTGTGCGCCTGTGGAGACGGTGAGCAGTGCCTCTGCTCGGCTCTGTCTGCTTATGCAGCCGCCTGCTCTGCAAAAGGAGTGCTGCTCAACTGGAGATCCCCTTCACTCTGTG AGATGGAGTGTCCTGGAGGTCAGGTGTACGAGGCCTGTGGAAGTACATGTGAGCGAACGTGCCGCTCTCTCTCGGGTGCTGAGCCTGGCTGTGAGGGGGAGAGAGTGTGTGAGGAGGGCTGTTTCTGTCCAGCTGGGAAATACCTGAGCCCTTCTGGTGAATGTGTGACTGCGGACATGTGCCCCTGCCTGCACGATGGACAGCTGTATCAGCCCAGTGACGTGTATGCCGATCACAACAGCATTTG CTACTGTGAGAATGGGGCCATGCGGTGCAGCTCGACAGAGATGACATCATTTCTTTCTGACCTCTTCTATGATGATGACACAGTGCCATCAAGAG agcgACGGTCAGTCCAGTGCCCTCCTCCTCTTGTTCATGCAGAGTGTAGTTCAGGTGAAAGGGGGCTGGAGTGTGCCAGAACCTGCCAGAATTTGGACCTGCCGTGTGTGAGTCTTGCCTGCATCCCTGGCTGCCTCTGTCCACCCGGCACA GTACGCCATCGCAGAGACTGCATCCAACCAGAGCAGTGTCCCTGTTACCATAACAACAGGCYGTACACAGCAGGGCGGAGTATCACTGTTGACTGCAACACCTG TGTGTGTGAGAACAGGAAGTGGCGCTGCACACAGAAGCTGTGTGATGGCGTGTGTCGCACCGTGGGGGAGGGGCATTACATCACATTTGATGGCCTTAAGTACTCCTTTCCTGGCCTATGCCARTATGTCCTGGTTCAG GATATGTGTCACGCAGACGAAGGCTCCTTCAGAGTGCTGGTGGARAATGAWGCGTGTGGAATTGTCRGGGATCGCTGTGCAAAARCTGTCACTATCTTCTACCACGGCGGCTTGATTGTAATGCAGGATGGAGAG GTGACGATGAAGAGGCCTGTGCTGCAAAGTTCCCAAGTGGAGATTGTCAGATCTGGTCAGTTTTATACCGTCATGTTGGGGAAACACATCTCMCTCAGTTGGGACAGAGGAACTCGCCTCCTTGTTCACGTCTCAGCTTCCTACAGG GGCCGGGTCTGTGGTCTGTGCGGGAATTTTGACGGAAATGTCAACAATGATTTGATGAGCAGTAACAACCAGYTGGAGGTGGATGCCTCACACTTTGGCAATTCCTGGAAAGTCATTCCCAGCTGTGCTGATGTAACTGAG ATGCCAGCTCCTTGCAGTGACAACATTGTAAAGTTGGTTACAGTGGAGCAATCATGTCGTGTGATTTCTGGTCCGCTCTTCAGAGAATGCAAYAGTGAG GTGGATGCAGAGGCGTATGTAGAGATGTGTGTTGAGGCAGCATGCTCATGCTCGTCTGTGGGGGATTGTGCATGTTTCTGTGACGCCATTGCTGCTTAYGCGCAGGCTTGTTCAGAGAAGGGAGTGTCKGTCATGTGGAGATCCAATGAACTTTGCC CTATGAGCTGTGAAGAGCTGAACCCTAAGCCCGCAGGTACAGGGGAGGAGTTGTGCCAGTGGAGGTATAACACCTGCGGACCTGCCTGTCCAATTACCTGCCAGCATCCTGATCCCCTCCACTGTTCACTGACGTGTGTGGAAGGCTGCCATGCTTACTGCCCASCAG GTCAAATTCTTGACGAGGTGGCAATGCAATGCGTAGATCCCTCTCAGTGTCAGGTTTGTATCCACGAGGGTCAGAGGATATCTCATGGGAACAAAGTCATCCTGAATCATGATGACCCGACACACTGCAAAATATG CCACTGTGAGAACAACACTCTCAACTGTGAAGACTGCACCTCCCTCAACATGTTGTCCACTCCCACACCAACACTGAGTTACGGCACTTTTACCACGATGCCTTTCACCACCTTGATGCCCGARGGCATGTGTGACCGKGCAATGGATCTGGCTTTCTTACTGGATGGGTCAGAAgcactgactgaagatgaatttCAGGCCACCAAGGAATTCATACTCGGAGTGGTTGAACGTTTCCGTATGGGCTCAGCTCACACTAGAGCCACAGTGCTGCTCTACCACTCTGGAGTTAAAACATATGACCTGCAG GTTCAGAAGTGGCTGTTTAGGAAGACCGTGCATGAGCTTCATTACACAGGGGGAGATGCAGCGTTCTTGGACGAAGCTGTCAAGTATCTTGCCATTAACATCTATGACAAGAACAAGCGTGACAATGCTGGCCGTGTAGCAATCATCCTGACCGCTAGTGGTAACCCTCGTCCCGTCCGTGCCATCGTGAAGATGCTCCGTAAGAAAGCCATCACCACCTTGACAGTGGSTCTTGGTCCTGGTGTCAACATGGGTCAGATTAATGACATCACCAAGGCCAACCCAGACAACAGAGCCTATGTGCTGAGCAGCACAGGCGAACTGTCCGATCGTCTGTTGGAGGTTACGGATTACCTTTGCACCTTGGGGATGGAGCCAGAGATGCCAAAACCTACACCAAATAAAGCCCGTCAGGCCACTCCCACCACTTCTCCTGCGTCTTATGTGAAAACAAYACCTGCACAACATATACCCAGCACTCTGGCATCCACTGCACCCTCTGGCCACTCTCCTGCCACCACAATACCGCCATACCACCCTCCAGCCACAGATGTGACATTCATCATAGAAGGTTCTGATACTGTTGGTGAGGCCAACTTCAATAAGTCTCTAATATTCCTGGAGGAAGTCGTCTCTCAGCTGACAGAAAAGGAAGAGTTTATCCGCATCACAGTGATCCAGTACTCTGTAACAGTCACGGTGGAAATCAGCCGCTGGGAGCTGAGGCAGCAGAGAGAGCACCTGCTGCAGCGACTGCGGCAGATTCGTTGGAGAGGAGGAAGCGAGACAAACACCGGAGCAGCTGTCACCATGACTCTTCAGGAAATGGCTACAGTTCATCCTCCTCATGTCCCCGCCCCACCTCAGCTCGTCTTTCTTGTGACTGAAAATCCCCCCACTGATACAGTGACACGTCCACCAACTACAAGCGTCCAAACACGTGTGTATCCCATCGGTGTTGGACCAAAGGTGCATGAAACGGACTTGGTGCAATTCAGCCACCCTCAGCGTCCGATGATGGTTGAGGACTACAGCCGTTTGACGTCTCTAGTCCATCGTGTGGTCAGCATCACACAGACYGCAGTCAGGCCCCTCTCTCCTACGTTGCCACCCCTCATCATCCCAACTCACTCCACTCTGCCACTCACAG TGCCATGCAAGAAGCATCTTGATGTCATGTTCCTGTTAAAGGCCGGAGAGCAGTTTGAGGACATGAAGACCTTTGTCAAGACTTTCATTAGTAATGCTGATATAG GGCCAGGTGGCACTCAGGTGAGCTTAATTCAGTATGGAGACATAAACACGGCTGAGTTCATGTGGAACAGTCATCAAAGCAAGTCAGACCTTCTGAAGCGGGTGGAAGGCATCCCAACCAGGACCGCTGCAGCTCCTGCATTGG GGTCAGCTGTAAAATTTGCTGTGCAGGCATCCATCTCATCTGTCAGCGGTGGGAGAGTAGGTGTCCCGAAGATAGTCGTGATGGTGATGACAGAAAAATCAACTGATGATATTAAAGAGGCAGCTAATGAGGCTCTTGCAGCAG GTGTGTCAGTGTTCCCCATTGGAGTTGGACCAAACTATGACAGCAATGAGCTAAGTGTACTYggtcaccatggcaaccaagACAACACTCTGCATCTAAACAACATGGACCAATTAAGAATGTTTTTAACTCTGGACAAAAGCTACATGGAGAGAATCTGCAGAG CTGGTCCACCAGGAGTGTGTGTTGATGATAGCGGAAATGAGAGGAAG CCTGGTGAATCGTGGCTGCTTGACGATGGCTGCCATTCTCTCTTGTGCCACCCCAGTGGAGCGGTGACAGTTCAGAATCACAAAATCAGTTGTGACAGACTGGAGCCGCCAGCATGCAGAAACAACATGCCCCCTGTCAGAGTGGAGGAGGCCTGCGGCTGCCGCTGGGAATGTCCTT GCATATGTATGGGCAGCTCCACAAACCATGTAGTGAGGTTCGATGGTCTGGCTCTCAGGTTGGAAGGAGAGGGATTGTGCTCCTATACACTTCTAACGGTCAGTAAAGGCGACAGCGAAGGCTCAGAGGTCAAACTTCACACCGGACCTTGTCAAGACTCAGCAAAATACAGCCAGATTTGCATGAAATCCATGGAGGTGACCCATRGACCATACACACTGCTGCTGAAGGATGACATTACG GCCATGATTGGTCGAGAAGAGCTCGCCTTGCCTTGGCGACATTCTGGTCTGGAGGTGGTGCGTTACGGAGGAGtgatgctgcagctgaaatCAGATCAAGGCTACGTTTTGACTTTTACCCCTCAGAGCAATGAATTTACCATCACCTTGCTCAGTTCGGAAACCAGTGGGCACACTRCTGGACTCTGCG GTGCATGTGGGGAGGCGAAGGTTAATATCCTGTCTTTCCGTAATGGCAGCACWACCACCGACCAGCCGGCCTTCATCTCRGACTGGACTGTGGCCGCAGATGGTGGTGTGTGCTTGCCCAAACGGAAGGCAGTGTGCGTGTCTGGAGTGGCGATGGGATGTCAAGCCTTACGCTCTGAGGTGTTTGAAAAATGCCACGCCTATATTGCTGTCCAGGTTTTCCTCATCAAGTGTGAGGAGCAGGCGTGTGACGAGTCAGATGTGTGTGAGCTRATATCAACCTATGCACGCCTCTGTAGACaaagtggtgtgtgtgtggattgGAGGAGCCCCCATCTTTGCC CACTGCATTGTCCAAACTCTATGGAGTATGATGCATGTCGGACAGGATGTGTGGAGGACTGTGGCAGCCTACAGGCATTGCCAGGCGACTGGTCGACTACCCGGCGCAACGAGTCATCRTGTATGGAGACACCTACTGAAGGCTGCTTCTGCACTGGAGGAACGGTTTTGCATCATGGAAAATGYGTCTCTCCGGAATCCTGCAGACAGTGTGTGGATCATCAAGGACACACATATGCG CATATGCAGAGTTGGGTGCCAGATGACAAYCCATGTTTGATTTGCATGTGTTTGGACCAGCAACATATCAACTGCACTGCCAGACCATGCAATGATGTCAAAG CTCCAGTGTGCGGACCTTGTGAGATCCTGCAGGAGAAGAAAGAATCCAAGTGCTGCCCTGAGTACGAGTGCG TGTGTGATCTGGTGAGCTGTGATCTGCCTGATGTCCCTCGCTGTGAGGACGGTCAAACAGTGGTGCTGAAAAACCCTGGCGAATGCCAGCCTATTCACGAGTGYG TGTGCAAAAAGGAAGAGTGTTCCCAACAAGACCCCCCTGACTGTCCAGCCCACCGCCAGCTGTccacaaaaaagacaaagtgcTGCGACTCCTTTGAATGTACATGCAACTGCCAGAACTMYACACACTCCTGCCCCACCGGGTTTGTCACATCGTCCTTTACCAATGACTGCAGTTGCACAGAAATCCTCTGCCAACCTGACAAG GTGTGTGTGGTTGGTGGAGTGGTTCACCCAGTGGGCAGCGAGTGGGAAGAAGGATGCGAGAAGTGTCGATGCACAGAGCTGCAGGACAGAGACACATCGCTCCATGTCGCCCAGTGCAGCCCACCCGTCTGCAATCGGAACTGTCCTGTG GGATCTACATACACTCAGAGAAAAGGGARTTGCTGTGGAGAATGTACACCAGCCAGCTGCATAGAGACCGAGGGAGCAATGCGAGGGGACACAGTCAWTGGAGGAAAGCTCAGAAGG GTGGGTGAGAAGTGGCTGTCAGCACATGATAAATGTGTCGAACATGAGTGTAAGAAAGTGAAAGACGAGGTGTTTATCTCTACAACAAATGTCAGCTGTGGCAGTATGGAGACTACAAGCTGTCCGCTGGGAAGTGAGCTTCACTGTGACACTCAGGACTGCTGCCCCCGCTGCCACTGTG CACCAATGGATGTCTGTGTTCTCAATCACACTGTGATAGGG GCAGGCGAAAGAGTGATGGTGGATATGTGCACACACTGCGAGTGCACAGTGGAGAACGGAGCAGTGAAGAAATACAAACTGTCATGCAAGCGAACCAGCTGTCCATCTTGCCCCAGG gGATACGCAATGCAGAAGGAGGGAGACAGTTGCTGTGGGCGCTGTGTTGCCACTGCCTGCATCATACAGAAGCCAGATGGAAAACTTACCAGTGTGCAA GTCAACTCAACCCAGGAGGATGGCTGTTACTTGTATGCTTGCGGTGTGAACAGCAGAGGAGATCTTGTCCTGGAGACCAAACAGACCACCTGCCCTCCTTTTAACCGCCAGGCCTGCCTTGATGGAGGG GGCAAAGTCAGCCAAATTGGTAAAACCTGCTGTGAGACTT GTAATGAGCCAGAGTGCCGCAGGACGGCGGGAACACTCAACTATGTCAAAGTAGATGACTGCCAATCAGAGCAACAGATTGAACTGCACTACTGTGAG GGCAAATGTCGCAGCAAGTCTATGTACTCCCTGCAGAGTGCTGCCGTAGAGCAGGAGTGCGTGTGTTGTGCCGCCGTGAAGACAGAGCCTCTCAGCGTGCCCGTCTTGTGCGCCAATGGCACACGCAGCCACCACACTGTCCAGTCTGTAACTACATGCGACTGTGTGTCCAAACATTGCAACTAG